A single genomic interval of Rosistilla ulvae harbors:
- a CDS encoding metallophosphoesterase family protein: MVDRRQFIGSIPVSAMAISAIALARPAASQDAAAEDSSSDSLIASPPVVQNPRAESFGVSIAVDQLATAWVEYGLDRYDLKHTAIASQHGLVSADDRALHVRVQHDQPFPVGQPIFYRVVVQPLAYKNAYVLQRGEPQATDVYALRLPDPGAKRVRVVSINDTHENLETIRQLHAQIEALDPDLLIWNGDTCNDFDASDQPALIMLNPAKDRSISWASTRPLVFSNGNHDVRGQRARETIDCFVGCPESSELPYNQAVRIGPLALVTMDTGEDKPDRHPVFAGTAAYEPYRSRQATWLQQAVNQPEVRDAPFKIVACHIPLRGLPDQNDGTTLEGYASFSGFGAKLWMPTLVESGFQAVVSGHMHRDRLDPATEEMPILQFVGGGPTAEKATLTIIDAEQNAADPSMEIRITDLDGKVLHQQTWNGKR; this comes from the coding sequence ATGGTTGATCGACGTCAGTTTATCGGTTCGATTCCCGTTAGCGCGATGGCGATCTCCGCAATCGCGCTGGCTCGCCCCGCAGCCTCCCAGGATGCGGCGGCGGAAGATTCGTCGAGCGATTCGTTGATCGCCAGTCCTCCCGTGGTGCAAAACCCGCGTGCCGAAAGTTTTGGCGTCAGCATCGCCGTCGATCAGTTGGCGACCGCTTGGGTTGAATACGGCCTGGATCGCTATGATCTGAAGCACACAGCGATTGCCAGCCAGCACGGCTTGGTCAGCGCGGATGATCGGGCGTTGCACGTTCGCGTGCAACACGACCAACCGTTTCCGGTTGGCCAACCGATTTTCTACCGCGTCGTCGTCCAACCGCTGGCATATAAGAACGCCTACGTTTTGCAGCGGGGCGAGCCCCAGGCGACCGACGTCTACGCGTTGCGGTTGCCCGATCCCGGCGCCAAGCGAGTGAGAGTCGTCAGCATCAACGACACGCACGAAAATCTGGAAACGATCCGCCAGCTGCATGCTCAGATCGAAGCGTTGGATCCCGACCTGCTGATCTGGAACGGCGATACCTGCAACGACTTCGACGCGTCGGATCAGCCGGCTCTGATTATGCTGAACCCAGCGAAAGACCGGAGCATATCGTGGGCTAGTACGCGGCCGCTGGTCTTCAGCAACGGGAATCATGACGTCCGCGGCCAGCGGGCTCGCGAAACGATCGACTGTTTTGTCGGCTGCCCCGAGTCTTCCGAACTCCCCTATAACCAAGCCGTTCGCATCGGTCCGCTGGCGCTCGTGACGATGGATACGGGAGAAGACAAACCCGATCGCCATCCGGTTTTCGCCGGCACGGCAGCTTATGAACCCTACCGATCGCGTCAGGCGACGTGGTTGCAACAGGCTGTCAATCAACCCGAGGTCCGCGACGCTCCCTTCAAGATCGTTGCCTGTCACATCCCTTTGCGCGGACTCCCCGATCAGAACGACGGCACGACGCTCGAAGGCTATGCCAGCTTCAGCGGCTTTGGCGCCAAGTTGTGGATGCCAACACTTGTCGAAAGTGGCTTCCAAGCAGTCGTCTCCGGACACATGCACCGCGACCGTTTGGATCCCGCAACCGAAGAGATGCCGATTCTGCAATTTGTCGGAGGCGGGCCGACCGCGGAAAAGGCAACGCTAACGATCATCGATGCCGAGCAAAACGCAGCCGATCCGTCGATGGAGATTCGGATCACCGATCTGGACGGGAAGGTGTTGCACCAGCAGACTTGGAACGGCAAACGATAG
- a CDS encoding sulfatase family protein: MKSNSTLLVAAVFPFAMLTSGFLNAADPNVPPNIVWIIPDDMSAEFSCYGETAIETPNVDSLAAAGVKFTNAYVTAPVCSTCRSAFITGMYQTSIGAHHHRSGRGTEKIELPDDVAMVPKLFQEAGYHTSITGWPMNGKLGKTDYNFQWDKSIYDSNDWGDRKPGQPFFAQIQTQGGKLRGKDARGWEKIATAAEKELGSRTPISAVELPPYYPNHPDIVRDWAAYLDSVRMTDAMVGEVVARLESEGVRDNTLILFMTDHGISHARGKQFLYDEGLHVPLVIAGPGIAAGTGREDLVEHIDIAALSLAAAGIPIPANMQARDILAAEYQPRSAVFAARDRCDETVEHIRSVRTEDFKYIRNFLPNRPYLQPCAYKDAKQILIALRQWHAAGKLNATQELLFRETRPPEELYDLKSDPHEIDNLADDPAFAEQLKSLRARLDQWMETTGDQGRQPESAAMYDSDMAVYLDSVQRRGNAEYLQALQKNIALMKRWAAEGK; this comes from the coding sequence ATGAAAAGCAACTCGACGCTTCTCGTCGCGGCAGTCTTCCCGTTCGCGATGCTTACCAGCGGTTTTCTGAACGCCGCCGATCCAAACGTTCCTCCCAATATCGTCTGGATCATTCCCGACGACATGTCGGCGGAGTTCTCCTGCTACGGCGAGACGGCGATCGAGACGCCCAACGTCGACAGCTTGGCAGCGGCTGGCGTAAAGTTCACGAACGCGTATGTGACAGCTCCTGTCTGTTCGACTTGCCGATCGGCCTTCATCACCGGGATGTATCAAACCAGTATCGGGGCGCATCATCATCGCAGCGGTCGCGGGACGGAGAAGATCGAATTGCCAGACGACGTTGCGATGGTCCCCAAGTTGTTCCAAGAGGCGGGCTATCACACGTCGATCACCGGTTGGCCGATGAATGGCAAGCTCGGCAAGACCGATTACAACTTCCAGTGGGACAAATCGATCTACGACAGCAACGACTGGGGCGATCGGAAGCCCGGTCAACCGTTCTTCGCGCAGATCCAAACTCAGGGCGGAAAGTTGCGAGGCAAAGACGCTCGTGGTTGGGAAAAGATCGCGACGGCAGCGGAGAAAGAACTGGGCAGCCGGACGCCGATCAGCGCTGTCGAATTGCCACCCTATTATCCCAACCATCCCGACATCGTCCGCGACTGGGCGGCGTACCTCGATTCGGTGCGAATGACCGATGCGATGGTAGGCGAAGTTGTCGCGAGACTTGAATCCGAAGGCGTCCGCGACAATACGTTGATCCTGTTCATGACCGATCATGGGATCAGCCACGCCCGCGGAAAACAGTTTTTGTACGACGAGGGCTTGCATGTGCCGTTGGTGATCGCCGGACCGGGAATCGCAGCGGGAACGGGTCGCGAAGATCTCGTCGAACACATCGACATCGCCGCGCTGTCGCTTGCCGCGGCGGGGATTCCGATTCCGGCGAACATGCAGGCTCGAGATATTCTGGCGGCCGAGTACCAACCACGATCGGCGGTCTTTGCCGCCCGCGACCGCTGCGACGAAACCGTCGAACATATCCGATCGGTGAGGACTGAGGATTTCAAATACATCCGCAACTTCCTGCCGAACCGACCTTACTTGCAGCCCTGTGCTTACAAAGACGCCAAGCAGATCTTGATCGCACTGCGGCAGTGGCACGCCGCGGGGAAATTGAACGCGACCCAAGAGCTACTGTTTCGGGAAACCCGCCCGCCGGAAGAGCTCTACGATCTGAAGAGCGATCCACACGAGATCGACAACCTCGCCGACGATCCCGCGTTTGCAGAGCAACTGAAATCGCTGCGGGCCCGACTGGATCAATGGATGGAGACAACCGGCGACCAGGGGCGGCAACCGGAATCGGCGGCGATGTACGACAGCGACATGGCGGTCTACCTCGACTCGGTACAGCGGCGCGGCAATGCCGAGTACCTGCAGGCACTTCAGAAGAACATCGCACTGATGAAACGCTGGGCCGCCGAAGGCAAATAG
- a CDS encoding alpha/beta hydrolase: MHISVSIVRFAVFAVLPFVALVDVASAQKSDAVAPKYTTVADVPYRSGDDLTEYMRERCRLDIYYPTDTKDYDTVVWFHGGGLTGGNKSIPSGLKNKGIAVVAVNYRLSPAVKSPTHIEDAAAAVAWTFRNIAKYGGSPEKIFVSGHSAGGYLTSMVGLDTRWLAAHDIDANDIAGLIPYSGHTITHFTIRAERGIGGKQPIVDDLAPLYHVRKDAPPLLLITGDRDLEMLGRYEENAYLWRMMKVAGHKQSELLELQGYGHGMAEPAHPLMLKFIKSH; this comes from the coding sequence ATGCACATCTCTGTTTCCATTGTCCGTTTCGCGGTTTTTGCTGTTCTGCCGTTTGTCGCATTGGTCGATGTTGCTTCGGCTCAAAAGAGCGACGCCGTTGCGCCGAAATACACCACCGTCGCCGACGTACCCTATCGCAGCGGCGACGATCTGACCGAATACATGCGCGAGCGCTGTCGCCTGGATATCTACTACCCAACCGATACCAAGGACTACGACACCGTGGTTTGGTTTCATGGCGGCGGATTGACGGGGGGGAACAAGTCGATTCCAAGCGGTTTGAAGAACAAAGGGATCGCTGTCGTTGCGGTCAATTATCGTTTGAGTCCTGCCGTCAAATCCCCGACCCATATCGAGGACGCCGCCGCTGCGGTCGCTTGGACTTTTAGGAACATTGCCAAATACGGCGGCTCTCCCGAGAAGATCTTCGTCAGTGGGCATTCCGCCGGCGGCTATCTGACCAGCATGGTCGGGCTCGACACGCGTTGGTTGGCGGCTCACGATATCGACGCCAACGACATCGCGGGGTTGATTCCCTACAGCGGTCACACGATTACGCACTTCACCATCCGCGCCGAGCGTGGCATCGGCGGGAAGCAGCCGATCGTCGACGACCTGGCACCGTTGTATCACGTTCGCAAAGATGCTCCGCCGTTGTTGTTGATCACCGGCGATCGTGACTTGGAAATGCTGGGCCGCTATGAAGAAAACGCCTATCTATGGCGGATGATGAAAGTGGCTGGGCACAAGCAAAGCGAGCTGTTGGAACTACAAGGTTATGGTCATGGAATGGCCGAACCCGCCCATCCGTTGATGCTGAAGTTTATCAAGTCGCACTAA